A single region of the Paraburkholderia sprentiae WSM5005 genome encodes:
- the rsxB gene encoding electron transport complex subunit RsxB, which produces MTVTDVKTLADRIEDLLPQTQCTKCGYPACRPYAEAVASGDANYNQCPPGGTEGIARLAALLGKPVIPLNSANGVERPRPLAVIDEQVCIGCTLCMQACPVDAIVGAPKQMHTVIAELCTGCDLCVPPCPVDCIAMLPVTGEATGWNAWSQSQADAARARHDRHETRLARERDAAEARAAARRAASASAPAAAPAAVQASGTTAPSDPSASPLAGDAEAKKRAIIQAALERARKKKEDMAATGQGPMNTENVSADVQAQIDAAEARRRRLGLASGDDTRGSEQPSNESSPPSDSPPAAR; this is translated from the coding sequence GTGACCGTGACAGACGTCAAAACACTCGCGGATCGCATCGAAGATCTGCTGCCCCAAACGCAATGCACGAAGTGCGGTTATCCCGCATGCCGTCCGTATGCCGAAGCCGTCGCTAGCGGCGACGCAAACTATAATCAGTGCCCGCCCGGCGGTACCGAGGGCATCGCGCGCCTCGCCGCGCTGCTCGGCAAACCGGTGATTCCGCTCAATTCCGCCAATGGCGTCGAACGTCCGCGTCCCTTGGCGGTTATCGACGAACAGGTGTGTATCGGCTGCACGCTGTGCATGCAGGCCTGTCCCGTCGACGCGATAGTTGGCGCACCGAAACAGATGCACACCGTGATCGCCGAGCTATGTACCGGCTGCGACCTGTGCGTGCCGCCCTGTCCGGTCGACTGCATCGCGATGCTGCCCGTGACCGGCGAGGCCACTGGCTGGAACGCCTGGAGCCAGAGCCAGGCCGACGCGGCGCGGGCGCGTCATGATCGCCACGAGACGCGTCTCGCGCGCGAGCGCGACGCCGCCGAAGCGCGTGCTGCGGCGCGGCGAGCGGCGAGCGCGAGCGCGCCGGCGGCTGCGCCGGCCGCGGTGCAGGCCAGCGGCACCACAGCGCCGTCCGATCCTTCCGCTTCACCGCTCGCGGGCGACGCCGAAGCGAAGAAACGCGCGATCATCCAGGCCGCGCTCGAACGCGCGCGCAAGAAGAAGGAAGACATGGCCGCGACCGGCCAAGGACCGATGAACACCGAGAACGTCAGCGCCGACGTGCAGGCCCAGATCGACGCCGCCGAAGCGCGCCGCCGCCGTCTCGGCCTCGCCAGCGGCGACGACACGCGCGGCTCCGAGCAGCCGTCCAACGAGTCGAGCCCGCCGTCCGACTCGCCACCGGCCGCGCGCTGA
- a CDS encoding TetR/AcrR family transcriptional regulator — protein sequence MNQPKIKRDPEGTRRRILLAAAEEFANGGLFGARVDQIARRAETNERMLYYYFGSKEQLFTAVLEHAFSALNEAERTLELNGIAPVEAVTRLAHFVWDYYRDHPELLRLINNENLHEARYMQKSTRIREMISPIVATLGGILERGQRAGLFRTNVDPLRFYVTLSGMGYYIVSNRFTLEATLGRDFSSAAERGEVIQMNTELLLAYLLRK from the coding sequence ATGAATCAGCCGAAAATCAAAAGAGATCCTGAAGGCACGAGGCGCCGCATTCTGCTTGCGGCGGCCGAAGAGTTTGCAAATGGAGGACTGTTCGGCGCACGAGTCGATCAGATCGCCCGCCGCGCGGAAACCAATGAACGTATGCTCTATTACTACTTCGGTAGCAAGGAGCAACTATTCACCGCGGTACTCGAGCACGCGTTCAGCGCGCTCAACGAAGCGGAACGCACGCTCGAACTCAATGGAATCGCGCCCGTCGAGGCCGTTACGCGTCTCGCGCATTTCGTGTGGGACTACTACCGTGACCATCCCGAGTTGCTGCGGCTCATCAACAATGAGAATCTGCATGAAGCACGCTATATGCAGAAGTCGACGCGCATACGCGAAATGATCTCGCCGATCGTTGCCACGCTCGGCGGCATTCTCGAACGGGGGCAACGCGCGGGGCTGTTTCGCACCAACGTCGACCCTTTGCGCTTTTATGTGACGCTTTCGGGCATGGGCTACTACATCGTGTCGAACCGTTTCACGCTCGAAGCGACGCTCGGCCGCGACTTCAGCAGCGCCGCCGAACGCGGCGAGGTGATCCAGATGAATACCGAACTGCTGCTCGCGTATCTGCTGAGAAAGTAA
- a CDS encoding DUF1841 family protein: MFNPSRDEVRLFFTDTWRKQRQGEILTPLEAIAADWIVEHPEYHADLTDGPAAQAQDYSPERGQTNPFLHLSMHLAISEQLSIDQPPGIRAAHERLAARLGSTHEAQHAIMDCLGETIWEAQRTGTPPDTDAYLQRIERRATRD; this comes from the coding sequence ATGTTCAATCCCAGCCGCGACGAAGTTCGTCTCTTTTTCACCGACACCTGGCGCAAACAGCGCCAGGGCGAGATTCTGACGCCGCTCGAGGCGATCGCCGCCGACTGGATCGTCGAGCATCCGGAATATCACGCCGACCTCACCGACGGCCCGGCCGCCCAGGCGCAGGACTATTCGCCGGAGCGCGGGCAGACTAATCCTTTCCTGCACCTGTCGATGCATCTGGCGATCTCCGAGCAGCTGTCGATCGACCAGCCGCCCGGCATTCGCGCCGCGCACGAGCGGCTTGCCGCGCGCCTCGGCTCGACGCACGAGGCGCAGCACGCGATCATGGACTGCCTCGGCGAAACCATCTGGGAAGCGCAGCGCACCGGTACGCCGCCCGACACCGACGCGTACCTTCAGCGCATCGAACGGCGCGCGACCCGCGACTGA
- a CDS encoding glycoside hydrolase family 15 protein: MPAHIEDYALIGDGHTAALVSREGSVDWLCWPRFDSGACFAALLGTPDNGRWLIAPATQGEDGAPTITRRYRGETLILETDYETPDGAVTLIDFMPPGNGSSELIRIVVGKRGTVRMKMELVLRFDYGFSIPWVDKLKHDSGIKAIVGPDNAVLRTPVELRGEDMKTVAEFTVTEGERVPFSLAYAASHLRIPPARDPHTSLARTENHWLEWAARGTVEGRWAGPIRRSLITLRALAYEPTGGIVAAPTTSLPERLGGTRNWDYRYCWLRDATITLLAMMRGGYYDEARAWRSWLGRVMAGAPNQLQIMYGIGGERRLPEIEIGWLPGYEGAKPVRVGNNAVGQRQLDVYGEVMNALHLARVGGLQADVTAWSVQCAMLEHLSTIWREPDEGIWETRGGREHFTFSKVMAWVAFDRAIRSAEMFKLDGPLDEWRATRDTIHADVCEKAWNPALNAFSQYYGSDQLDASTLLMPLVAFLPPQDPRIKGTVEAIERDLMNGGFVRRYRTTEYDDGLPPGEGTFLACSFWMVDNLALQGRVPEAIEMYERLLALCNDVGLLSEEYDPVEKRLVGNFPQAFSHVALVHTGLNLMKHEQEMAQATGHPPHNGIRAMELEVQASPDSGEAASPLA, encoded by the coding sequence ATGCCTGCACACATCGAAGACTATGCACTGATCGGCGACGGCCATACCGCCGCGCTCGTCTCCCGCGAGGGTTCCGTCGACTGGCTCTGCTGGCCGCGCTTCGACTCGGGCGCCTGCTTCGCGGCGCTGCTCGGCACGCCCGACAATGGCCGTTGGCTGATCGCCCCCGCCACCCAGGGCGAGGACGGCGCGCCCACCATCACGCGGCGCTACCGCGGCGAAACGCTGATTCTCGAAACCGACTACGAAACGCCCGACGGCGCCGTCACGCTGATCGACTTCATGCCGCCCGGCAACGGCTCCTCGGAGTTGATCCGTATCGTCGTCGGCAAGCGCGGCACCGTGCGAATGAAGATGGAACTCGTGCTGCGCTTCGACTACGGCTTCTCGATTCCGTGGGTCGACAAGCTCAAGCACGACAGCGGCATCAAGGCGATCGTCGGCCCCGACAACGCGGTGCTGCGCACGCCGGTCGAACTCCGCGGCGAAGACATGAAGACCGTCGCCGAATTCACCGTGACCGAAGGCGAGCGCGTGCCGTTCTCGCTCGCGTACGCGGCGTCGCACCTGCGTATTCCGCCCGCACGCGATCCGCACACGTCGCTCGCGCGCACCGAGAATCACTGGCTCGAATGGGCGGCCCGTGGCACCGTCGAGGGACGCTGGGCCGGACCGATTCGCCGCTCGCTGATTACGCTTCGCGCGCTCGCCTACGAGCCGACCGGCGGCATCGTCGCGGCGCCCACCACGTCGCTGCCCGAGCGGCTCGGCGGCACGCGCAACTGGGACTATCGCTACTGCTGGCTGCGCGACGCGACCATCACGCTGCTCGCGATGATGCGCGGCGGCTACTACGACGAAGCCCGCGCCTGGCGCAGCTGGCTCGGCCGCGTGATGGCGGGCGCGCCGAACCAGTTGCAGATCATGTACGGCATCGGCGGCGAGCGGCGTCTGCCCGAAATCGAAATCGGGTGGCTGCCCGGCTACGAGGGCGCGAAACCGGTGCGCGTCGGTAATAACGCGGTCGGGCAGCGTCAGCTCGACGTTTACGGCGAGGTGATGAACGCGCTGCATCTGGCGCGCGTCGGCGGCCTGCAGGCGGACGTCACTGCGTGGAGCGTGCAGTGCGCGATGCTCGAGCACCTGAGCACGATCTGGCGGGAACCCGACGAAGGCATCTGGGAGACCCGCGGCGGCCGCGAGCACTTCACGTTCTCGAAGGTGATGGCGTGGGTCGCGTTCGACCGCGCGATCCGCTCGGCCGAAATGTTCAAGCTCGACGGCCCCCTCGACGAATGGCGCGCGACGCGCGACACGATCCACGCCGACGTCTGCGAGAAAGCGTGGAATCCGGCGCTCAACGCGTTCTCGCAGTACTACGGCAGCGACCAGCTCGACGCGAGCACGCTGCTGATGCCGCTGGTCGCCTTCCTGCCGCCGCAGGATCCGCGCATCAAGGGCACGGTCGAGGCGATCGAGCGCGACCTGATGAACGGCGGCTTCGTGCGACGCTACCGCACCACCGAATACGACGACGGCCTGCCGCCCGGGGAAGGCACCTTTCTTGCATGTTCGTTCTGGATGGTGGACAACCTGGCGCTGCAGGGGCGCGTGCCGGAGGCGATCGAGATGTACGAGCGGCTGCTTGCGCTATGCAACGACGTCGGCCTGCTGTCCGAGGAGTACGACCCGGTCGAAAAACGTCTCGTCGGCAATTTTCCGCAGGCGTTTTCGCACGTGGCGCTGGTGCACACGGGCCTTAACCTGATGAAGCACGAGCAGGAGATGGCGCAGGCGACCGGCCATCCGCCGCATAACGGCATCCGCGCGATGGAGCTTGAGGTGCAGGCAAGCCCTGATAGCGGCGAAGCAGCATCGCCACTAGCATGA
- a CDS encoding polyhydroxyalkanoate depolymerase, translating into MLYQFHEFQRAMLSPLTAWAQAASKSFANPASPLAYVPGATRLSAGYELLYRLGKDYEKPEFNIHQIVKDGHNIPIVEQTFIEKPFCRLMRFKRFADDSEAVNQLKDEPVVLVCAPLSGHHATLLRDTVRTLLQDHKVYITDWIDARMVPFEAGEFGLNDYIAYIQEFIRHIGAKNLHVISVCQPTVPVLAAISLLASRGEDTPRTMTMMGGPIDARKSPTSVNSLATQHSYEWFENNVIFTVPPNYPGAGRKVYPGFLQHTGFVAMNPERHAASHWDFYQSLLRGDEDDAEAHRRFYDEYNAVLDMDADYYLDTIRIVFQEFRLAEGTWVVNGERVRPQDITTTALFTIEGELDDISGDGQTYAAHDLCSGIPAKNKRHFTAEKCGHYGIFSGRRWRTIIYPQLRDFILEHNKAARTTKEKVEA; encoded by the coding sequence ATGCTCTATCAATTTCATGAATTCCAGCGGGCGATGTTGAGCCCCCTCACCGCCTGGGCTCAGGCCGCATCGAAATCATTTGCGAATCCGGCCAGTCCGCTAGCTTATGTGCCGGGCGCCACGCGCCTTTCCGCCGGCTACGAACTGCTTTACCGGCTCGGAAAGGATTACGAAAAACCCGAGTTCAATATTCACCAGATTGTCAAAGATGGGCATAACATTCCGATCGTCGAGCAGACCTTCATCGAAAAGCCGTTTTGCCGTCTGATGCGCTTCAAGCGTTTCGCCGACGACAGCGAAGCTGTCAACCAATTGAAAGACGAGCCTGTCGTGCTCGTCTGCGCGCCGTTGTCGGGACACCACGCCACGCTGCTGCGCGACACCGTGCGCACGTTGCTGCAAGACCACAAGGTCTACATCACCGACTGGATCGACGCTCGCATGGTGCCGTTCGAAGCGGGCGAGTTCGGTCTGAACGACTACATCGCGTATATCCAGGAATTCATTCGCCATATCGGCGCGAAGAATCTGCACGTGATCTCGGTGTGCCAGCCGACCGTGCCGGTACTGGCCGCCATTTCACTGCTCGCGAGCCGCGGCGAGGATACGCCGCGCACGATGACCATGATGGGCGGGCCGATCGACGCACGAAAGAGCCCGACCTCGGTCAATTCGCTCGCCACGCAGCACTCGTACGAATGGTTTGAGAACAACGTGATTTTCACCGTGCCGCCGAACTATCCCGGCGCGGGCCGCAAGGTCTATCCGGGCTTCCTGCAGCACACCGGTTTCGTCGCGATGAATCCGGAGCGTCACGCGGCGTCGCATTGGGATTTCTACCAAAGCCTGTTGCGAGGCGATGAGGACGACGCCGAAGCGCATCGCCGCTTTTACGACGAGTACAACGCGGTGCTCGACATGGACGCCGATTATTACCTCGACACGATCCGCATCGTGTTCCAGGAATTCCGTCTTGCCGAGGGCACGTGGGTCGTCAACGGTGAGCGGGTGCGGCCGCAAGACATCACGACGACCGCGCTGTTCACGATCGAGGGCGAACTCGACGACATTTCCGGCGACGGCCAGACCTACGCGGCGCATGACCTGTGCAGCGGCATTCCGGCGAAGAACAAGCGTCACTTCACCGCGGAAAAATGCGGTCACTACGGGATTTTCTCGGGCCGCCGCTGGCGCACGATCATTTACCCGCAATTGCGCGACTTCATTCTCGAGCACAACAAGGCAGCAAGAACGACGAAAGAAAAAGTCGAAGCCTGA
- the nth gene encoding endonuclease III, with protein sequence MNANKRRAIYETLQSLNPHPTTELEYTTPFELLIAVLLSAQATDVSVNKAMRKMFPVANTPQKVFDLGEEGVASYIKTIGLYRTKAKNVIATCRILLDQYGGEVPEDREALEGLPGVGRKTANVILNTAFGHPTIAVDTHIFRVANRTGLAPGKDVRAVEAALEKVTPAEFRQDAHHWLILHGRYVCKARRPECWHCAIEPLCEFRPKTPPPDL encoded by the coding sequence ATGAACGCGAACAAACGCCGCGCGATCTACGAAACGCTTCAGAGCCTGAATCCGCATCCGACCACCGAGCTCGAATACACGACGCCGTTCGAACTGCTGATCGCGGTACTGCTGTCGGCGCAAGCGACCGACGTCTCGGTCAACAAGGCGATGCGCAAGATGTTCCCGGTCGCGAACACGCCGCAGAAGGTGTTCGACCTCGGCGAGGAAGGTGTCGCGAGCTATATCAAGACGATCGGTCTGTATCGCACGAAGGCGAAGAACGTGATCGCCACCTGCCGCATCCTGCTCGACCAGTACGGCGGCGAGGTGCCCGAGGATCGCGAGGCGCTCGAAGGGCTGCCGGGCGTCGGCCGGAAAACGGCCAACGTGATCCTGAACACGGCGTTCGGCCATCCGACTATTGCGGTCGACACGCACATTTTCCGCGTCGCCAACCGCACCGGCCTCGCGCCCGGCAAGGACGTGCGCGCGGTCGAAGCGGCACTCGAGAAAGTCACGCCCGCCGAATTCAGGCAGGACGCGCACCACTGGCTGATCCTGCATGGACGCTATGTGTGCAAGGCGCGCCGCCCCGAATGCTGGCATTGCGCGATCGAGCCGCTGTGCGAGTTCCGGCCGAAGACCCCGCCACCCGATCTCTAG